A genomic stretch from Marinobacter fonticola includes:
- a CDS encoding glutamate synthase subunit beta produces MSENHPNGFREIARRPIGYRDPSQRIQDYREIYAPDWSVEHLREQGQRCMDCGIPTCMTGCPIGNLIPEWNDLVYRNQWREALDRLHATNNFPEFTGYTCPAPCQPACTLAYNDDPVTIKDIERAIVDKGWAEGWIQPQPPYQRTGFRVAVVGSGPAGLSVAQQLNRVGHHVEVFERDDMIGGLMTYGIPDFKFAKHQVARRVDQMQREGVIFHTGARIGPDRPLADLRSAFDAVCLAIGAQSHRDVQMPGRALDGIHFGMDYLTAANRQQAGKAVDQPIDARDRHVVVLGGGDTGADCVATAHRQGARDVVQISIRPAAPHERPEDNPWPRQPQVYEKTYAQQEGGSEQFAINTLAFEDLDGDGRVHDILAERVEWTYDERGRRKDKTVLEGDLHIPADLVLIAIGFTGPQAEAFQDEGLFLTDRGSFGTDERLMTTLPGVFACGDAHMGPSIVVWAIGEGRDAARAIDTYLTGHSNLPASLRTPNPPQWEEAGL; encoded by the coding sequence ATGAGTGAAAATCACCCCAACGGCTTTCGCGAGATCGCCCGCCGTCCCATCGGCTATCGCGATCCGTCGCAGCGGATCCAGGACTATCGCGAGATCTATGCACCGGACTGGTCGGTCGAGCACCTGCGCGAACAGGGCCAGCGCTGCATGGACTGCGGAATTCCGACCTGCATGACCGGCTGCCCCATTGGCAACCTGATCCCGGAGTGGAACGATCTGGTCTACCGCAATCAGTGGCGCGAGGCGCTGGACCGGCTGCACGCCACCAACAACTTCCCCGAATTCACCGGCTACACCTGCCCTGCGCCTTGCCAGCCGGCTTGCACCCTGGCTTACAACGATGACCCGGTGACCATCAAGGACATCGAACGGGCCATTGTGGATAAAGGCTGGGCCGAGGGCTGGATACAGCCTCAGCCGCCGTATCAGCGCACCGGCTTCAGGGTGGCGGTTGTCGGCAGTGGGCCGGCCGGGCTATCGGTAGCGCAGCAACTTAACCGGGTGGGACATCACGTGGAGGTGTTCGAGCGTGACGACATGATCGGCGGACTGATGACGTATGGCATCCCCGACTTCAAGTTCGCCAAGCACCAGGTGGCACGGCGGGTGGATCAGATGCAGCGTGAAGGCGTGATCTTTCACACCGGCGCCCGTATCGGGCCGGATCGCCCCCTGGCGGACTTACGTTCGGCGTTCGATGCCGTATGTCTAGCTATTGGCGCCCAGAGCCATCGAGATGTCCAGATGCCGGGGCGGGCGTTGGACGGCATTCACTTCGGCATGGACTACCTGACGGCGGCCAACCGCCAGCAGGCGGGCAAGGCTGTGGATCAGCCGATTGATGCCCGGGACCGTCATGTCGTGGTGCTGGGCGGCGGCGATACCGGCGCGGATTGCGTGGCCACGGCGCATCGCCAGGGTGCGCGGGATGTGGTGCAAATCAGTATCCGCCCGGCGGCGCCCCATGAACGCCCCGAAGATAACCCCTGGCCCAGGCAGCCCCAGGTTTACGAGAAGACCTATGCCCAGCAGGAAGGCGGCAGTGAGCAGTTCGCTATCAACACCCTGGCTTTCGAAGACTTGGACGGCGACGGCCGTGTCCACGACATCCTGGCTGAGCGTGTGGAATGGACCTATGACGAGCGTGGCCGCCGCAAGGACAAAACCGTGCTGGAAGGCGATCTCCACATTCCCGCCGACCTGGTGCTGATCGCCATTGGCTTTACCGGGCCGCAGGCCGAAGCATTCCAGGATGAAGGCTTATTCCTGACCGATCGCGGCAGCTTCGGCACCGATGAGCGCCTGATGACGACTCTACCGGGCGTCTTTGCTTGCGGCGACGCCCACATGGGGCCTTCCATCGTGGTCTGGGCGATTGGTGAGGGGCGTGATGCGGCACGCGCCATCGATACCTACCTGACCGGCCATTCCAACCTGCCAGCCAGTTTGCGTACGCCGAATCCACCCCAGTGGGAGGAGGCGGGTTTGTGA
- a CDS encoding MerR family transcriptional regulator, with protein MNIGDFSAQTGLSAYTLRYYEKIGLLTDIPRNASGHRDYSSRDREWVGFITRLKETGMPLSQILHYAKLREQGESTFAPRQALLEAHHKALSQRIQEELDHLEALKTKLEHYRQLSRPLT; from the coding sequence ATGAATATAGGCGATTTTTCGGCGCAGACCGGTCTATCCGCGTACACCCTGCGCTACTACGAGAAGATCGGTTTGCTGACGGATATTCCGCGTAACGCCAGTGGCCATCGGGATTACTCGTCCAGGGATCGCGAATGGGTCGGTTTCATTACCCGCCTCAAGGAAACCGGAATGCCGTTGAGCCAGATTTTGCACTACGCAAAATTGCGCGAACAGGGTGAGAGCACATTTGCGCCCCGCCAGGCTTTGTTGGAGGCGCATCACAAGGCTTTGAGCCAACGGATACAGGAGGAGTTGGATCACCTCGAGGCGCTCAAGACGAAATTAGAACACTACCGGCAGCTCTCCAGACCCTTGACTTAG
- a CDS encoding carboxymuconolactone decarboxylase family protein, with amino-acid sequence MENLRYQRGLTKLEEIDGEAGKAVIASLQSICPDLARYVIEYPFGDIYQREGLDLRSRELVTVAALTALGHCQPQLKVHIHGALNVGCDAQEIIETVLQMSVYAGFPAALNGMSVVREVFEERDVQAV; translated from the coding sequence ATGGAGAATCTGAGATACCAACGAGGCCTGACAAAACTCGAAGAGATTGATGGAGAAGCCGGCAAGGCCGTAATCGCCAGCCTACAATCAATCTGTCCCGACCTGGCCCGCTATGTTATCGAATATCCTTTTGGTGATATCTATCAACGGGAAGGTTTAGATCTGCGTTCACGTGAGCTAGTGACCGTGGCTGCTCTGACCGCACTGGGACATTGCCAGCCACAACTCAAGGTTCATATTCACGGCGCTTTGAATGTCGGCTGCGACGCGCAGGAAATCATCGAAACGGTTTTGCAAATGTCGGTTTATGCCGGTTTCCCGGCTGCTTTGAACGGTATGTCGGTGGTTCGGGAGGTGTTTGAGGAGCGGGATGTTCAGGCCGTTTGA
- a CDS encoding thiol-disulfide oxidoreductase DCC family protein, which translates to MSQTDSPLTVFYDGACPRCRADRRRYERLAGSSSHRVQWLDITGREGQLRRLGIDPEDALRELHVRDAQGDIHRELDAYRLLMARVPLLRPLAWLIQLPGLRSLLSRLYRTLVLRRLRRSGRL; encoded by the coding sequence ATGAGCCAAACCGATTCGCCACTCACGGTGTTCTATGACGGGGCCTGCCCGCGCTGCCGGGCGGATCGGCGACGCTATGAGCGTTTGGCGGGTTCATCCAGCCACCGGGTGCAGTGGCTCGACATTACCGGGCGTGAAGGCCAGCTGCGGCGGCTAGGGATCGATCCCGAGGACGCGCTGCGCGAGCTTCACGTCAGGGACGCTCAGGGCGATATACATCGGGAGCTGGATGCATACCGGCTGTTGATGGCCAGAGTGCCCCTGCTGCGCCCCTTGGCCTGGCTGATCCAATTGCCGGGTCTTCGGTCTTTGCTGTCACGGCTTTATCGTACCCTAGTGCTCCGTCGACTGCGCCGGAGCGGGCGGTTGTAG
- a CDS encoding VOC family protein: protein MKSQPLIAVSDVQAASAWYRELLGCKSGHGSDTYEQLTDAAGDLVLQINHWDAHEHDYLGDQRRKPYGNGVLMWFEVDDFDEIVTRIEGMTVPVLDGPFVNKNAGHREVWLRDPEGYVVVLASPQGDVTGH, encoded by the coding sequence ATGAAATCCCAACCCCTCATTGCTGTGTCCGACGTTCAGGCCGCCAGCGCCTGGTACCGGGAACTGCTCGGCTGTAAGAGCGGACACGGCAGCGATACCTATGAACAGCTCACCGATGCCGCGGGTGATCTGGTCCTCCAGATCAACCACTGGGACGCGCACGAGCATGACTATCTTGGCGATCAGCGCCGCAAGCCATACGGCAATGGCGTGCTGATGTGGTTCGAGGTCGACGATTTCGACGAGATTGTCACACGGATCGAAGGTATGACGGTGCCGGTTCTGGATGGTCCCTTTGTGAACAAGAATGCCGGGCACCGGGAAGTCTGGCTGCGGGACCCCGAAGGCTATGTGGTGGTATTGGCCAGCCCGCAGGGCGATGTGACGGGACACTAG
- a CDS encoding DUF2058 domain-containing protein, with amino-acid sequence MAKSLQEQLLQAGLADEKKVRQVRQEKRKARKQNKPVDTDAEARRQQAEQAKAEKVARDRKINRQRQEQQARQAKQAQIRQLIDQHAVNRSKGETAYQFVVGRKVHKIYVGAEQADQLARGRLAIVALGEEFHIIPADAAGKIRERDSEIPIIQHDPKADQPAEDDPYKDYQIPDDLMW; translated from the coding sequence ATGGCTAAATCCCTGCAGGAACAGCTGCTCCAGGCAGGCCTGGCGGATGAGAAAAAAGTGCGCCAGGTCCGTCAGGAGAAGCGCAAGGCCCGCAAACAGAACAAACCGGTGGATACCGACGCCGAGGCCCGCCGCCAGCAAGCGGAACAGGCCAAAGCTGAGAAGGTGGCCCGTGATCGTAAGATCAACCGCCAGCGCCAGGAGCAGCAGGCACGCCAGGCCAAGCAGGCCCAAATTCGTCAGCTGATCGATCAGCACGCCGTGAATCGCAGTAAGGGCGAGACCGCGTACCAGTTTGTTGTTGGCAGGAAGGTCCACAAGATCTATGTCGGCGCCGAACAGGCAGACCAGCTGGCGCGGGGGCGTCTGGCCATCGTAGCCTTGGGCGAGGAATTTCACATCATCCCCGCCGATGCCGCGGGTAAAATTCGCGAGCGCGACAGCGAGATCCCCATCATCCAGCACGATCCTAAGGCCGACCAGCCCGCCGAGGACGATCCCTACAAGGACTATCAGATTCCCGATGACCTGATGTGGTAG
- the mtgA gene encoding monofunctional biosynthetic peptidoglycan transglycosylase, with translation MAGKSGWKRVGRWLLFIVLGLLALVVGLIVLLRFVNPPTTAFMLADQIQHPERRQVQNWVSLERISPWMPLAVIASEDQRFLQHWGLDIDAIASAVQQYREGEGLRGASTISQQTAKNLFLWNGRQMVRKGLEAGLTLGLEALWSKRRIMEVYLNIAEFGDGVYGVEAASRRFFGIGASQLNASQAARLAAVLPNPKVYNAVQPSSYVWQRVDWITRQMRQLGGPAMVREMTQAP, from the coding sequence GTGGCAGGCAAATCAGGCTGGAAGCGGGTGGGTCGCTGGCTGCTTTTTATCGTTTTGGGCCTGTTGGCGCTGGTGGTGGGGCTGATTGTCCTGCTGCGTTTCGTCAATCCGCCGACCACTGCCTTTATGCTAGCGGATCAAATCCAGCACCCCGAACGCCGGCAAGTGCAGAACTGGGTTAGTCTGGAGAGGATTTCTCCCTGGATGCCGCTAGCGGTGATCGCCAGTGAAGACCAGCGTTTCCTCCAGCATTGGGGGCTGGATATCGATGCGATCGCCTCCGCCGTGCAACAATATCGCGAGGGCGAGGGTCTGCGCGGCGCCAGTACCATTTCCCAGCAGACAGCCAAGAACCTGTTCCTCTGGAACGGCCGGCAGATGGTGCGCAAGGGGCTGGAGGCCGGGCTGACGCTGGGGCTGGAAGCGCTCTGGAGCAAGCGCCGTATCATGGAGGTTTACCTTAATATTGCTGAATTTGGCGACGGGGTTTACGGCGTGGAAGCGGCCAGTCGACGCTTCTTCGGCATCGGCGCCAGTCAGCTTAATGCGTCGCAGGCGGCACGGCTGGCGGCGGTCCTGCCCAATCCCAAGGTCTATAATGCCGTTCAGCCATCGAGTTATGTCTGGCAGCGGGTGGACTGGATCACCCGGCAGATGCGCCAGCTCGGCGGCCCGGCCATGGTTCGGGAAATGACCCAGGCGCCCTGA
- the arfB gene encoding alternative ribosome rescue aminoacyl-tRNA hydrolase ArfB, with protein MLQISRTLSIPEEEIELSAIRAQGAGGQNVNKTSTAIHLRFDITASSLPEIYKERLGELSDQRINKEGVLVIKAQQFRTQEKNREDALERLRSLIQSVAETRKKRRATRPSRSSRRKRMDRKSQRGKTKQLRGKVSMG; from the coding sequence GTGTTGCAGATTTCGCGTACCCTATCGATCCCCGAAGAGGAGATCGAACTGTCCGCCATTCGCGCCCAGGGCGCCGGTGGCCAGAACGTTAATAAAACGTCAACGGCGATTCACTTGCGCTTTGATATTACCGCTTCATCGTTGCCCGAAATCTACAAGGAGCGGTTGGGCGAGCTCAGTGACCAGCGCATCAACAAAGAGGGTGTTCTGGTGATTAAGGCTCAGCAGTTCCGCACCCAGGAAAAGAACCGTGAGGACGCTCTGGAACGGCTTCGCAGCTTGATCCAGAGCGTTGCGGAGACACGCAAAAAGCGCCGGGCAACCCGGCCGTCGCGCTCGTCTCGACGCAAGCGTATGGACCGTAAATCCCAGCGCGGCAAAACCAAGCAGCTCCGGGGTAAAGTGAGCATGGGATAA
- a CDS encoding YbaY family lipoprotein codes for MKPTEKRLSKLRSGPTAWVSALLAALLLSGCASDAHIWGGVPNAQQIEGTVSYRERMAVPPEAMVTVILEDVSLADAPSDVIARTSFRAENGPPWSFELDYDPREIMDSRRYNLRAKITNDDRLMFISTEANPVTPGEADTPVAIVVNRAGGRIAPVDQTGAAPVELVNTFWELKGLYGDPIRDGADQRKLNIVLMEENDRVAGFSGCNQFSGGYEREGNQLAISQLTVTQMACFQGMEREENFHQALQDTVRYTLKGPVLQLYDADEEVVLEFVAGQ; via the coding sequence ATGAAGCCGACGGAAAAGCGATTGTCAAAGCTGCGGTCAGGTCCGACTGCATGGGTCTCAGCGCTGTTGGCAGCTCTGCTGCTATCGGGCTGCGCCAGCGACGCCCATATCTGGGGCGGGGTGCCCAACGCGCAGCAGATTGAGGGAACGGTCAGCTACCGTGAGCGCATGGCAGTGCCGCCGGAGGCCATGGTGACGGTGATCCTTGAAGACGTCTCACTGGCGGATGCGCCGTCGGATGTGATCGCCCGGACGAGCTTCCGCGCCGAAAACGGCCCGCCCTGGTCGTTCGAGCTCGACTACGACCCCAGGGAGATCATGGACAGCCGCCGCTACAACCTGCGGGCCAAGATCACCAATGACGACCGCTTGATGTTCATCAGCACCGAAGCCAACCCGGTAACACCCGGTGAAGCCGACACGCCCGTAGCTATCGTGGTGAATCGAGCTGGAGGCCGAATCGCCCCAGTGGACCAGACCGGCGCTGCGCCGGTGGAGCTGGTCAACACTTTCTGGGAACTCAAAGGCCTGTACGGTGACCCGATCAGAGACGGCGCGGACCAGCGCAAGCTCAATATCGTCTTGATGGAAGAGAATGATCGGGTGGCTGGTTTCTCCGGCTGCAATCAATTTTCCGGCGGCTATGAGCGCGAGGGCAACCAACTGGCCATTAGTCAGCTGACAGTCACGCAAATGGCCTGTTTTCAAGGCATGGAGCGGGAAGAGAACTTCCACCAGGCGCTGCAGGACACCGTGCGCTACACCCTCAAGGGCCCGGTGCTGCAACTCTACGATGCCGATGAGGAGGTCGTTCTGGAGTTCGTCGCCGGCCAATAG
- a CDS encoding shikimate kinase — protein sequence MRTNLILIGMPGSGKSTVGVLLAKQAAMDFVDTDLLIQSAEGRTLQDIVDHDGYGALREIEERVLCRVNESGSVISTGGSAVYSEKAMAHLKQDGIVVFLNVSLATVKRRIGDYSLRGISKRPDQTLEELFEERHALYSRYADIVADCDALTQDQACQLVMERLPA from the coding sequence ATGCGAACCAATCTGATCCTTATCGGTATGCCGGGTTCTGGAAAAAGCACCGTCGGCGTCTTGCTGGCCAAACAGGCGGCGATGGATTTTGTGGATACGGACCTGCTGATTCAGTCGGCGGAAGGCCGGACCCTGCAAGACATCGTCGACCATGATGGCTATGGCGCCCTGCGCGAAATCGAGGAGCGGGTGCTGTGCCGGGTTAACGAAAGCGGCAGCGTGATCTCCACCGGTGGCAGTGCAGTCTACAGCGAGAAGGCGATGGCCCATCTCAAACAGGACGGCATTGTCGTGTTCCTCAATGTCTCCCTCGCCACCGTTAAGCGGCGCATCGGCGACTACAGCCTGCGCGGTATCTCCAAACGGCCGGACCAGACGCTGGAGGAGCTGTTCGAGGAACGCCACGCGCTCTATAGCCGCTATGCCGATATCGTCGCCGATTGCGATGCTCTCACCCAGGACCAAGCCTGCCAGTTGGTGATGGAGCGGTTACCGGCATGA
- a CDS encoding sigma-54 interaction domain-containing protein — protein MKQPFDYPPKTGFTRELIPALFPMFEQASAGAIAVDRQSRVTWINASYLNLLGISSPDSVVGKPIQAVIPETRMPEVVKTGTPILLDIMEYRKQQLVVTRLPLFDEAGAANGAIALVLYDDLQPLTPLVSKYRRLHQDLLAARKALAKRTRGTRYSLADFVGASPAALEAKRRARLAAGRDMPVLLLGETGTGKEVLAQAIHAISERTERPFVGVNVAAVPENLLEAEFFGVAPGAYTGADRRSRDGKFQLADGGTLFLDEVGDMPLPLQAKLLRALQEKEVEPLGSNKVQSVDVRVIAATSRNLEAMVADGSFRSDLYYRLNVLEIPIPPLRDRLMDMGVLCEALLESICNSLKLRGEITDTAVSALCGYDWPGNIRELRNVLERALTMGDESGVLDAEAIFRVLPGSVRRPVNVEEPLPPRPLAQVMADAEAQAINAALAASRGNRSRAADILGISRSALYEKLAKYEV, from the coding sequence ATGAAACAACCCTTCGACTATCCGCCCAAGACCGGATTCACCCGGGAGTTGATCCCCGCGCTGTTTCCCATGTTCGAGCAGGCCAGCGCCGGCGCTATTGCCGTGGACCGCCAGTCCCGGGTGACCTGGATCAACGCCAGCTACCTTAACTTGTTGGGCATCAGCTCACCCGACAGCGTGGTGGGCAAGCCGATTCAGGCCGTCATTCCGGAGACCCGCATGCCGGAGGTGGTGAAGACGGGCACGCCGATCCTGCTGGATATCATGGAATACCGGAAGCAACAGCTGGTGGTCACCCGCTTGCCCCTGTTCGACGAGGCCGGAGCCGCCAACGGCGCTATCGCCCTCGTGCTCTACGACGACCTGCAGCCGTTAACGCCGCTGGTGAGCAAATACCGGCGGCTACACCAGGATTTGCTCGCCGCGCGCAAGGCTCTCGCCAAACGTACCCGGGGCACCCGCTATAGCCTGGCGGATTTTGTCGGTGCCAGTCCGGCGGCCCTGGAAGCCAAACGCCGTGCCCGGCTGGCTGCCGGCCGGGACATGCCGGTATTACTTTTGGGCGAAACCGGCACTGGCAAGGAGGTGCTGGCCCAGGCGATCCACGCCATATCGGAACGGACAGAGCGTCCGTTCGTCGGCGTTAACGTGGCAGCGGTGCCGGAAAACCTGTTGGAAGCGGAGTTCTTCGGGGTCGCCCCGGGCGCCTATACCGGCGCCGACCGCCGCAGCCGGGACGGCAAGTTCCAGCTTGCCGACGGCGGCACGCTCTTCCTCGACGAGGTGGGGGATATGCCCCTGCCGCTGCAGGCGAAATTGTTGCGCGCCCTGCAGGAAAAAGAAGTGGAGCCACTAGGCTCAAACAAGGTGCAGAGCGTGGACGTGCGGGTGATTGCCGCCACCAGCCGCAATCTCGAAGCCATGGTGGCGGACGGCAGTTTCCGCTCCGATCTGTATTACCGGTTGAACGTGCTGGAGATCCCCATCCCGCCGCTGCGGGATCGACTTATGGACATGGGCGTGTTGTGCGAAGCGCTGCTGGAGAGCATCTGCAACAGTCTCAAATTACGCGGCGAGATTACCGATACCGCAGTTTCGGCTCTATGCGGTTACGACTGGCCGGGTAATATCCGCGAGTTGCGCAATGTCCTGGAGCGGGCGCTGACCATGGGCGACGAGTCCGGCGTGCTGGATGCCGAAGCCATCTTCCGGGTGCTACCCGGTAGCGTGCGCCGGCCGGTCAATGTGGAAGAGCCCCTGCCCCCGAGACCGCTGGCGCAGGTGATGGCGGACGCCGAGGCTCAGGCCATCAATGCCGCCCTGGCCGCCAGCCGGGGCAATCGCTCGCGAGCGGCGGATATCCTGGGCATTTCGCGTTCGGCGCTGTATGAGAAATTGGCCAAATACGAGGTCTAG
- a CDS encoding DcaP family trimeric outer membrane transporter encodes MYNNKLFRGSISALALAVASSASALELNVADTKAQLYGYGKLDFIYDVDADLGPLVTHSKIRLDGADGPDGHTNLQAIQSRLGVKTATDTAMGEVKTVIEGDFYGNGGGSFRLRHAYGEWNGLLAGQTWSNFGNFLGTTPTIDFLGQVGQTVIARQTQLRYTTGGLSVALEDPGTLGGSAALLPIAGNPAPDATIENNLPDLTAQYKMTAGAVSLAVSGVARQLSIYNAGNDDEESTFGYGAGLSAKIALSEGLSIQGSMVYGDGIGGYLYGNPGAPAYYDSASGDVEAVTAYGGTLGLSADMGPGSFNLGYGLAQADWDDAEDAGMDLSSQNEQFSSIYANYIWSPIGGVTYGIEAGLHSRETVSGDDGDAVRIQGMAQYSF; translated from the coding sequence ATGTATAACAACAAGCTCTTCCGCGGCTCTATTTCCGCCCTGGCGCTAGCTGTCGCTAGCAGTGCGAGTGCTCTTGAACTCAACGTCGCCGACACCAAAGCTCAACTCTACGGTTACGGCAAGCTCGACTTTATCTACGACGTCGATGCAGATTTGGGCCCGCTGGTCACCCACAGCAAGATCCGCCTGGACGGCGCCGACGGCCCGGATGGCCACACCAACCTACAGGCCATTCAAAGCCGGCTGGGCGTAAAAACCGCCACCGATACGGCAATGGGTGAGGTCAAGACCGTGATCGAAGGGGACTTCTACGGCAACGGCGGCGGCAGTTTCCGTCTGCGTCATGCCTACGGTGAATGGAACGGCCTCCTGGCCGGCCAGACCTGGAGTAACTTCGGTAACTTCCTGGGCACCACCCCAACCATCGACTTCCTCGGCCAGGTCGGCCAGACCGTTATCGCACGCCAGACCCAGCTGCGCTACACCACCGGCGGGCTATCCGTCGCGCTGGAAGATCCGGGTACCCTGGGCGGTTCCGCCGCGCTGCTGCCGATTGCCGGCAACCCGGCACCGGATGCCACCATCGAAAACAACCTGCCGGACCTGACCGCGCAGTACAAGATGACAGCGGGCGCGGTCAGCCTTGCAGTCTCCGGCGTCGCACGCCAACTCAGCATCTACAATGCCGGCAACGACGATGAGGAGAGTACCTTCGGCTACGGCGCGGGCCTGTCCGCCAAAATCGCCCTGTCCGAGGGCCTGAGCATCCAGGGCTCGATGGTCTACGGTGACGGTATCGGTGGCTATCTGTACGGCAACCCGGGCGCACCGGCCTACTACGATTCGGCTTCCGGCGATGTGGAAGCCGTCACCGCCTACGGCGGCACCCTGGGCCTCAGCGCCGACATGGGACCGGGCAGCTTCAACCTGGGCTATGGCCTGGCGCAGGCGGATTGGGACGATGCCGAAGATGCGGGCATGGACCTCTCCAGCCAGAATGAGCAGTTCTCCAGCATCTACGCCAATTACATCTGGTCGCCGATTGGCGGCGTCACCTACGGTATCGAGGCCGGCCTGCATAGCCGCGAGACCGTTTCCGGTGACGACGGCGATGCCGTGCGCATTCAAGGCATGGCGCAGTACAGCTTCTAA